TGAGTCTTTCTTTGACACAGTTGAGTAGAATTGGCCTACTTGGGTGCATGAAGATCCTTTTATCAGTTTCAAGCTGAAATTAAAGCATATGAAAGGGGTGCTAACTCAATGGAGTAGAACTACTTATGGTGATATCTTCAAGAAATTGATCATTAGGGAGGAAATAGTCAGAATCAAGGAAGATTTGTTTGAAGAATTTCCTAGTTGTGGGAACAGAAGTGTGCTTCAACAATCTCAAGCTGAACTCAAAAAGTACTCACATTATGAGGAGGAATATTGGAGACAAAAGTCTGGTATTGATTGGTTTGTGAAGGGTGACAGAAACACCAGATTTTTTCATAATTTGGTGAAAGGTAGGAGGAAAAGGCTACAAATTCAAAGGATTCGAGATCTTGATGGAAACTGGTTAGACAATGAAGAGGAAATGGAAGATGAAGCTGTAAAGTTCTATCACAAACAGTTTACTCCAGAGGATATGGGACATACAAATGAGGATATTCTATATCATATTCCATGCATGTTGGATCAGGAGAGTAATGAAATGTTATGTAAGGTTCTTTCAGATGAGAAAGTGAAAGCAGATGTGTTCAACCTCAGTGGTTCTAGTGCCAGTAGGCCACATGGTTTTTCAGGTTTATTCCATCAAGTTTGTTGGTGTATTGTAGAAGTAGATGTGATCAGGATGGTAATTGCCTTTTTCCAAGGTGATACTCTTCCAAAGTCAATCACACATACTAATATAGTGCTGATTCCTAAGGAAGAGATGGTATAAAGTTATTCAGACTTAAGACCAATAATTCTGAGTAACTTTATAAATAAAGTCTTATCCAGAGTTCTGCATGACAGGTTAGAGAAGGTTCTTCCTACTCTTATCTCCCCAAATCAGGCTGGTTCTGTGAAGGGTAGGAGCATAATTGAAAATGTATTGCTCACGCAAGAAATTGTCACAGATACCAGGAAGAAGGGCAAACGGTTTTCAAGCTAGATatggcaaaggcatatgatagagtTTCTTGGATTTTTTTGACAAAAGTGTTAGATCAAATGGGATTCTCTGAAGTATTCATTGACATGATATGGAGATTGATAGCAAACAACTGGTATTCTATATTGTTTAATGGTAAAGCTAAAGGTTTTTTCATTCCATAAGGGGTGTCAAACAAGGTGATCCTTTGTCGCCAGCCTTGTTTATTTTGACAACAGAAGTGCTATCAAGGGCATTAAATTCAATGTTTGGCAACAGTTTGTATGTAGGGTATGCTTTGCCTAAATGGAGTGCCAACATTAATCATcttgcatatgcagatgataccataATATTTGCATCTGCAGAGAGGAATTCCTTACAAATGATCATGAACATTCTCAGAGATTATGAAGCAA
The nucleotide sequence above comes from Lycium barbarum isolate Lr01 chromosome 3, ASM1917538v2, whole genome shotgun sequence. Encoded proteins:
- the LOC132630668 gene encoding uncharacterized protein LOC132630668 encodes the protein MKGVLTQWSRTTYGDIFKKLIIREEIVRIKEDLFEEFPSCGNRSVLQQSQAELKKYSHYEEEYWRQKSGIDWFVKGDRNTRFFHNLVKGRRKRLQIQRIRDLDGNWLDNEEEMEDEAVKFYHKQFTPEDMGHTNEDILYHIPCMLDQESNEMLCKVLSDEKVKADVFNLSGSSASRPHGFSGLFHQVCWCIVEVDVIRMVIAFFQGDTLPKVLHDRLEKVLPTLISPNQAGSVKGRSIIENVLLTQEIVTDTRKKGKRGVKQGDPLSPALFILTTEVLSRALNSMFGNSLYVGYALPKWSANINHLAYADDTIIFASAERNSLQMIMNILRDYEAIISGQLINTEKSAFYIKKKIYYQDLIKKVKDKLQSWKGRLLSYGDKVVLIGSVLQVVPVYVLSASNKEEDRSRHWVSWKKICMPKAEGGLGFRSLFDISKAFFAKLWWRFRTSNTLWSTFLWNKYCKKLKPTRVQWKVGSQVWKKMLEVRDQMDHLIWWEPRNGSCDVWEDNWTRLGPLRDASSTDHNIEEVAELMNSEGCDFQKMNAVLPEQVVNHVRTELSIMGEQCMELNEATGARVIELSKNMECCQNSQSEETLQHLFLTGKCAAEVWQYYTTIVLSILYYSYIKQW